Genomic DNA from Trichocoleus desertorum ATA4-8-CV12:
AATCTCTTCCTTTCTACTACCTGAAGCTATCCCATTGGTCAGAGGCGATCGCGTCTCTTTTTTTTTACTATGTGAACAGGCATTTAATTGTAGTTTTGAAAATCTGGAATATTTAATATGAATAAGGATTCTGCATCTTATCCTGACTCTTCAGGTATCAATCAGCCGATGACTCCTGAGGAAGTTGATCCCAAACAAAAGCGAGAGCAGAAAGAGGAAATCGATCGCGTTGGTAAGGGCAATCTAACGGCTAACCCTGGCGATCGCATTGATGATTCTAAGAGTCTGCAAGAAAAGGCGCAGCAAGTTTCGGTGGATACGGCGGATATCACTGGGGATCATATTGTGGTTCCTACCTACTTTGTTGTGGATGAGCCCGATGGCTCCCAAAAACCGTTGCATCATGTGAAGGATGCTGAAGAGATTTCTGATGTGATCCGCCAAGCACGGGTAGACGAAAATGGTGAGCGGACTTGGCGGTAGGGTTTTCCTTGTAGTTCTTCATCCCTGTGTCTAAGTTGTCAGTAGGGATGATTGATTAAGGGTGCCGACCGCTCGTATTGCTACAAGTTGAGGGGGATTTATGCCCTATGCAGAAGTTGGAGAGTTACCCGATGCGGTTAAGCATCACTTACCGAAGCATGCTCAGGAGATTTTTTTAGCAGCATTCAACCACGCTTTTTCAGAGTACCAAGGTCAGGAAGAACGCGCTTTTCGAGTGGCTTGGGCGGCGGTGAAGCGAGACTATGAGAAGGGTAATGATGGCAACTGGCATCGCAAGCCTGACTAACGTATGAGGTAACTTTCCTCAGGGCGCACCTTTGCGCCCTTGCCCTATTTAATTGCTTATTAGCTGCTTATTCGTAACTATTATTAGTCTGAATTATTAGTCTGAATAATTTGCCTAAGTGAATAATTTTTAGGAGTAACGTCAATGAACCTGAAGGCAGTTTGGATGCTGCTCAGAGATACGGTAAAAGAGTGGCAGGCAGATAAAGTGCCGTTGTTGGCGGCAGCGCTTGCCTACTACACCATATTCTCTCTCGCACCTCTGCTAACTATTGTAATTGCGATCGCAGGTTTCGTTTTTGGTCCTGATGCTGCGCGGAACCAGCTAGATGAGCAAATTCAGGGTTTAGTCGGTGCTCAGGGAGCTGATGCCATCCAGACGATGATTCAAAATGCCTACCATCCTTCCTCTGGCATCATTGCCACTGTGATCAGTGTGGTAACGCTTCTCTTGGGGGCTTCCGGCGTGTTTGCTCAGTTGCAAGACGCCCTCAATACTATCTGGGAGGTTCCACCTCCTCAGGACGGTGTAAAAGGCATGGTGAAAGCGCGTGCTACTTCTTTTGCAATGATCTTGGTGATTGGCTTTTTGCTCCTGGTTTCTTTGGTAGTAAGTACTGCGCTGGCGACGGTTGGCAACTTCTTCGGCCATTTGATCCCTGGCCTCGCCATTTTCTGGCAAGTCGTCAACTTTGTGGTTTCCTTCGGGGTTGTCACGCTCCTATTCGCCCTAATCTACCACGTGCTACCAGATGTCAAGGTGCCGTGGGGTGACGTGTGGCATGGTGCCATTGTGACTGCCTTACTGTTTACGGTTGGTAAGTGGTTGCTCGGCCTCTATCTCGGCAATAGTGGTGTCGCCTCTCCCTACGGGGCTGCGGGTTCTTTTGTAGTGGTTTTAGTCTGGGTCTATTACTCGGCGCAGATTCTGCTGTTTGGGGCTGAGTTTACGCAGGTTTATTCTAAGCACTATGGCTCTAAGTGGCGCATTGCGCGCAACAATGCCCCGCTAGAGACTAAAACGGACGCAAAGCTAAGCTAGGAACACCAAGGCTGAATGGATGAAAGTTTGTTGGGTCGGCTTAGGTGAAATTTACAAGTAGGTAAGCCCAGCGTAGACAGCCACCAAAAATGAGTAAGGTTCCTGCTCTTCCTCAGCTTGAGCGTTCTTAAAGGTAAAGTCTGCTAGGGCGATCGCGACCGACTCAATCCCGGACTCACAAGCTGTAATCGTTAAATCACTGACAATCGCTGGAACCGCTTCAATCTCTGAGCGATCGCTTTGGTGGTTCGCTTTGGGGCCAATCACAAATCTAACTCTGTATTGTCCGGGTTGATCCAAAATCAAGCAGGGGGTGAGAGTATCCGTATCGATCAAACAGAAGTGACTGCCCGCAGGCCACTCGATCAAGGACCACTCAAAAGCAGGAAATTGACCGTTTATCCAGCCTGGGATGCCAAGAGCTGTGTCAGTCTGAGAGCCCATAGCCTTGTGAAATCGACTGATTTTTTGTGGGTCGATCGAAGGGCAAGTGATGCAGCGAGGCTGCCAATCATTATACTTTCGCTTCACTAGCAACCACTGCTCTTGTAGTTCATAGCAAGTTAGGGGCTCTAGTTTCTGCCGTTCCTGCACTAGGAGATTGGACTGAGTGGAGACGCTAGGAGCCCGGTAGGCTGTGGGGCTGGGTTTGGAAGCTGGCTGCCCGGTCAAATCCCAATCTTGGTCGGATCTCATTGATGCTACCGTTGCACTTAAAACTGTCAAAACTTTTGTTTTCACGATGACCCTTGGGTTAAAGCAAATGAGTGAGAACCTGACACCTAAGCAATCTGGTAGTCTGTTAGTCTGTCAGCTTTTAGTTGCGTAGTACAGAGGTGTCATCCCTGTGTGGGGTAAGACTCCCCACCCCCTCCCCTTTGGAAATTGCTTGGCAAAGTACTAGGATGGTTGCGCGGCTCCTACGACATAGGGCGGCCTTGAGTTCTTGCTCACCGATTTCTAAGAGTAGCTGTCAGACAGTTTGCCTATTGGACAATTAACAAAGGTTCCTCAGTGTATTTGCGGCTAAAGTGCGGAACTATGATAGCTGGATCTTAACTGATCACCCTTTCTCTAAGTGATATTAGCTAATTTCAAATCAATATTTTTAACCAAAGTTAATTGCGATCGAGTCCTCATCCCTCAAAATAAATCAATCTTCAAGGATGAATAAGCACCACCCAGACTGATAATCTCTACTAGGGGTGGAATTGTTGCCGCTCTCCGAAACTATCTTCGCTTCGATGTGTGCCATGTCTGTAACTCTTGATCGGATTACCCAGATTTATCATCAACCTTTACCAGATCTCCTATTTGAGGCCCAGCGAGTCCACCGGGAGCATCACGATCCGCATGCAGTTCAGCTGTGCACACTCAGCAATATCAAAACTGGCCTGTGCCCAGAGGATTGTGCTTACTGCTCCCAGAGCGTTCACAATCAAACTGATCTCCAACCTCAAGCTCTTATGAATGTTGAGGAAGTAGTATCTGAAGCTAAAGCCGCTAAAGCGCATGGAGCAACCCGCTTTTGCATGGGTGCTGCTTGGCGGGAAGTCAAAGACGGCCCTCTGTTCGATCGCGTATTAGAGATGGTGCGTCAAATTGCTGATTTAAATATCGAAGTTTGTTGTACATTAGGCATGCTGAAGCCGCACCAAGCGCAACAACTTAAGGCAGCGGGTTTGACAGCCTACAACCATAACTTGGATACGTCTCCTTCCTACTATTCACAAGTAATTACAACTCGTACCTATCAAGACCGCTTACAAACGATTCGAGCAGTGAGTGAAGCAGGTATCTCTGTATGCTGTGGTGGTATTCTGGGTATGGGTGAGTCTGTTCAGGATCGCCTAGAATTCCTGGAGGTACTGGGTGGTCTAGAGCCAGTTCCAGAATCTATCCCCATCAATTGCTTAGTTCCCGTGTCAGGCACTCCCTTACAAGACACTGCACCTGTAGACACAATTGAACTAGTCCGGACGATCGCTACCACTCGCATTCTCTTTCCTCAAGCAATGGTGCGCCTTTCTGCGGGTCGTTTGCAGATGAGTGATGAGTTGCAAGCACTTTGTTTCATTGCGGGTGCCAATTCTATCTTTACTGGCCCAGTCCTATTAACCACACCTAACCCAGACCATAACCACGACGAGCAGATGTTACAGCGTCTAGGCATGACTCCCAAACCTCTCTCTCTATCCACCCCAGTCACATCTCCGAGCCTTTAAATAAGGGAGAATGCAACAGTCAAAGTATCCTTTTTTATAATGAAAGGGAAGTTTTGAGCGATCTCTCTTCCCATCTCCTTTCAAAAGAAAACCTCCTAACAGTAAAACTGAAAAGGAGGTTTTTAGGTAAGTCTCGACTAATCGCTTTATTTCTGCTCTTTAGCAGGTTCTTGAGCGTTGGGTGGAGTGAGTGAAATTGATTTGACATCAGGGCCAGAAGCTTGTGGTGGTTTAGCCCCTGTTTGATAGGGAATGGGAAATTCAGATTTCATAGGAGTTTTAGGGTATTTGTTATTAGAAGACGTTTATAGATTTAATATTAATAGTCTAAGCA
This window encodes:
- a CDS encoding ChaB family protein encodes the protein MPYAEVGELPDAVKHHLPKHAQEIFLAAFNHAFSEYQGQEERAFRVAWAAVKRDYEKGNDGNWHRKPD
- a CDS encoding YihY/virulence factor BrkB family protein, whose product is MNLKAVWMLLRDTVKEWQADKVPLLAAALAYYTIFSLAPLLTIVIAIAGFVFGPDAARNQLDEQIQGLVGAQGADAIQTMIQNAYHPSSGIIATVISVVTLLLGASGVFAQLQDALNTIWEVPPPQDGVKGMVKARATSFAMILVIGFLLLVSLVVSTALATVGNFFGHLIPGLAIFWQVVNFVVSFGVVTLLFALIYHVLPDVKVPWGDVWHGAIVTALLFTVGKWLLGLYLGNSGVASPYGAAGSFVVVLVWVYYSAQILLFGAEFTQVYSKHYGSKWRIARNNAPLETKTDAKLS
- the bioB gene encoding biotin synthase BioB — its product is MSVTLDRITQIYHQPLPDLLFEAQRVHREHHDPHAVQLCTLSNIKTGLCPEDCAYCSQSVHNQTDLQPQALMNVEEVVSEAKAAKAHGATRFCMGAAWREVKDGPLFDRVLEMVRQIADLNIEVCCTLGMLKPHQAQQLKAAGLTAYNHNLDTSPSYYSQVITTRTYQDRLQTIRAVSEAGISVCCGGILGMGESVQDRLEFLEVLGGLEPVPESIPINCLVPVSGTPLQDTAPVDTIELVRTIATTRILFPQAMVRLSAGRLQMSDELQALCFIAGANSIFTGPVLLTTPNPDHNHDEQMLQRLGMTPKPLSLSTPVTSPSL